The following proteins are encoded in a genomic region of Leptospira ryugenii:
- a CDS encoding type 1 glutamine amidotransferase, translated as MRALVIRFIDCEGPGIIEPLLREKGYRVSYHNAYDTRVSLMPEAHITFPLILLLGGPNSIQNNGEDPLLLPYLQLVKNALAVRSSKIIGICLGGQIISRALGAEVKKGDKGPELGFAPMKIIDTQDEVFRGINSNELMGFHLHEDVFSIPPGAKHLLSTDMYPNQMYSYENRVFAFQAHIEATLPMLGVWKEVHKEFLKQGKPDLDHLEEKQKQMEESGKIIFRNILNL; from the coding sequence ATGAGAGCACTTGTTATACGATTTATAGATTGTGAAGGCCCTGGGATCATAGAACCTTTGTTAAGGGAAAAGGGCTATCGAGTTAGTTATCACAATGCCTATGATACAAGAGTTTCTTTGATGCCTGAAGCACACATCACCTTCCCTCTGATCCTTCTTTTGGGTGGTCCGAACTCGATTCAAAACAATGGAGAGGATCCTCTTCTTTTGCCCTATTTGCAATTGGTAAAAAATGCCCTTGCGGTACGCTCCTCTAAAATCATTGGGATCTGTCTTGGCGGTCAGATCATCTCTAGAGCCTTGGGTGCCGAGGTCAAAAAGGGAGACAAAGGTCCAGAATTGGGATTTGCACCCATGAAAATTATTGATACGCAGGACGAAGTGTTTCGTGGCATCAACTCAAATGAGCTCATGGGATTTCATTTGCATGAGGATGTATTTTCGATTCCCCCAGGCGCAAAACATCTCTTAAGCACAGATATGTATCCAAACCAAATGTATTCTTATGAAAATAGAGTATTTGCCTTCCAGGCACATATCGAGGCGACTTTACCAATGCTAGGAGTTTGGAAAGAGGTTCACAAAGAGTTTCTCAAACAAGGCAAACCAGATTTAGATCATTTGGAAGAAAAACAAAAACAAATGGAAGAATCTGGTAAAATTATATTCCGAAATATTCTAAATCTCTAA
- a CDS encoding TlpA family protein disulfide reductase: MRQKILLAFCLLIISVLPHCAPAKSSYFQEPDWSALDWEGRTVRLADLDLDYLALNVYSPDCVPCWKEIPTLNLLAREIQKNFPRHALYMVVDPYQVSVDAKEDAPWGEVYSQAKARMQKEKQDRGIEVPILFMKAPFRVKEKGLITGTPETLLLETKPLRLYYNFLGSISEESKPEVILADQKVKFFKFQFGMNSL; the protein is encoded by the coding sequence ATGAGACAAAAGATTCTCCTGGCATTTTGCCTTCTGATCATTTCGGTTCTTCCCCACTGTGCTCCGGCCAAGTCCTCCTACTTTCAGGAGCCTGACTGGTCCGCCTTGGACTGGGAGGGAAGGACAGTTCGATTGGCGGATCTTGATTTGGACTACCTTGCACTGAATGTCTACTCTCCTGATTGTGTTCCTTGTTGGAAGGAAATCCCCACTCTCAACTTACTAGCCCGTGAAATCCAAAAAAATTTTCCGCGCCATGCCTTGTACATGGTCGTAGACCCATACCAAGTGAGCGTTGATGCAAAAGAGGATGCGCCATGGGGAGAGGTCTATTCACAGGCGAAGGCCAGGATGCAGAAAGAAAAACAAGACCGTGGCATTGAAGTTCCGATTCTATTTATGAAGGCTCCTTTTCGCGTGAAGGAGAAGGGACTCATTACGGGAACACCAGAAACCCTTCTCTTAGAAACCAAACCTTTGCGTTTATATTATAATTTTTTAGGTTCTATTTCAGAGGAGTCCAAGCCAGAAGTGATATTGGCTGACCAAAAAGTTAAGTTTTTTAAGTTTCAATTTGGGATGAATTCTCTATGA
- a CDS encoding DNA primase: MSQSHKEDFDIVSLIELCREKKYETCVAGFGAIDKIEKISLPKKLKNRKLTVQALYALTNQSIQWKYLSKEERDQIQAEKDKIAGVSSTNTTSFAPHAEEDIDEDFIPEEEAKKPELLDEDGYEDEFGDDSDDDDDDFDDDDDDDIEDDDEEEED, encoded by the coding sequence ATGAGCCAATCGCACAAAGAAGATTTCGATATTGTATCCCTAATTGAACTCTGCCGAGAGAAAAAATACGAAACTTGTGTCGCAGGCTTTGGAGCCATTGACAAAATTGAAAAGATTAGCTTACCAAAAAAGTTAAAAAACCGCAAACTAACAGTCCAAGCTCTCTACGCTCTGACAAACCAGTCCATCCAATGGAAGTACCTCTCCAAAGAAGAGAGAGACCAAATCCAAGCAGAAAAAGACAAAATCGCAGGCGTTTCTTCCACAAACACTACATCCTTTGCACCTCATGCCGAAGAGGATATTGATGAAGATTTCATTCCAGAAGAAGAAGCAAAGAAACCAGAACTTTTGGATGAGGACGGCTATGAAGACGAGTTTGGTGACGATTCTGATGATGACGACGACGACTTCGATGACGACGATGATGATGACATAGAAGATGACGATGAAGAAGAAGAGGACTAA